The Populus trichocarpa isolate Nisqually-1 chromosome 2, P.trichocarpa_v4.1, whole genome shotgun sequence genome has a window encoding:
- the LOC7462909 gene encoding inactive protein kinase SELMODRAFT_444075 isoform X3: MCYIWTWVGVRIKVVSSTPGSVVAAEARRNGANWVVLDKKLRQELKHCIEELHCNIVVMKGSKAKVLRLNLGSSNEIQTPYYSAASSPGMDVGKLLGHSKKHSTPVSSPEDQSTSYSRTREDSSSLSNDTEMPPFLVYEKNPLFVGLNEEKYTSKNNQSNYDDQLRSMYSDGERIISLSTDPISAVTSDQKSVFWIPQNHIVDEKAPITRNCKNTCEIKSPTSRTLLDKFVQYDQDARAGRLDHSHQKENVSSGIKHAVSLGRSSSAPPPLCSLCQHKAPTFGKPPRQFSYEELEEATEGFSDMNFLAEGGFSNVYRGVLRDGQVVAVKLLKYGGSQADADFCREVRVLSCAQHRNVVLLIGFCIDGKKRVLVYEYICNRSLDFHLHGNKRPPLDWNLRMKIAIGTARGLRYLHEDCRVGCVVHRDMRPNNILVTHDFEPMVADFGLARWHAECNISSEGRVNRTSGYLAPEYINSGKTTPTVDVFAFGVVLLELMTGQRISKLQFYKGQDFLSDLIHPVSALEPCHALENIYQLLDPCLASEQLPVFAYQLQAVGLATSLCLRQDPETRPPMSKVLRILEGGDLAVPLSLDLNSVGNRSGRLHGVSLNTKPDGRRGHSRKLSH; this comes from the exons GTTGGAGTAAGGATTAAGGTGGTATCAAGTACACCCGGCAGTGTCGTGGCAGCTGAAGCAAGGCGCAATGGAGCCAACTGGGTTGTACTGGACAA AAAACTCAGGCAAGAGCTGAAGCACTGCATAGAGGAACTTCACTGCAACATTGTTGTAATGAAAGGTTCTAAAGCAAAAGTCCTTAGGCTTAACTTGGGAAGCTCGAATGAAATCCAAACCCCATACTATTCTGCTGCTTCTTCACCAGGAATGGACGTCGGAAAGCTGCTGGGACACAGTAAGAAGCATTCTACTCCAGTGAGCAGCCCTGAAGACCAAAGTACTTCATACTCAAGAACCAGAGAAGATTCATCGTCATTAAGCAATGATACAGAAATGCCGCCTTTTcttgtttatgaaaaaaatcctCTTTTTGTAGGActgaatgaagaaaaatacacatcaaaaaataatcaaagcaacTACGATGACCAGCTTAGATCTATGTACTCTGATGGGGAAAGAATCATTTCTTTATCAACGGATCCAATATCAGCTGTAACCAGTGATCAGAAGAGTGTATTTTGGATTCCCCAAAACCACATTGTTGATGAGAAGGCCCCCATAACCCGGAATTGCAAAAATACTTGCGAAATTAAATCCCCAACTTCAAGAACTCTTCTTGATAAGTTTGTGCaatatgatcaagatgctcGGGCTGGGAGGCTCGACCATAGCCATCAAAAAGAGAATGTAAGCTCAGGTATCAAACATGCAGTTTCTTTAGGTAGAAGTTCTTCAGCGCCCCCTCCTTTATGTTCTTTGTGCCAACACAAGGCACCCACTTTTGGAAAACCTCCAAGACAGTTCTCTTATGAGGAGCTGGAGGAAGCTACAGAAGGATTCTCGGATATGAATTTCTTGGCGGAAGGTGGTTTTAGCAATGTTTACAGAGGGGTGTTAAGGGATGGGCAGGTAGTTGCAGTGAAGCTCTTAAAGTATGGTGGCTCTCAAGCAGATGCTGATTTCTGCAGGGAAGTGAGGGTATTGAGCTGTGCACAACACAGGAACGTTGTGTTGTTAATTGGGTTTTGCATTGATGGCAAGAAGAGAGTATTGGTTTACGAGTACATATGCAATAGGTCACTGGACTTCCATTTACACG GAAACAAAAGACCACCTCTAGATTGGAACCTAAGGATGAAAATAGCAATCGGGACAGCAAGAGGTTTACGGTATCTTCATGAAGATTGCAGAGTGGGTTGTGTGGTGCACAGAGACATGAGGCCTAATAATATCCTCGTAACCCATGATTTTGAACCTATG GTTGCTGATTTTGGGCTAGCTAGGTGGCACGCTGAATGTAATATCAGTAGCGAAGGGCGAGTGAATAGAACTTCAGG GTATCTTGCACCAGAGTATATCAATAGTGGAAAGACTACGCCGACAGTTGATGTATTTGCATTTGGAGTGGTTTTATTAGAGCTAATGACAGGTCAAAGAATCAGCAAGTTGCAATTTTACAAGGGACAGGATTTTTTATCTGACTTGATCCACCCTGTCTCTGCATTAGAACCATGTCATGCCTTggaaaatatttatcaattacTGGATCCATGTTTGGCCTCAGAGCAACTCCCTGTCTTTGCCTATCAACTACAAGCTGTGGGCCTAGCCACTTCCTTGTGCCTCCGTCAAGATCCAGAGACCAGACCTCCAATGTCAAAG GTCCTTAGAATACTTGAGGGAGGAGATTTAGCAGTTCCTCTGAGCTTAGACTTGAATTCAGTTGGCAATAGAAGTGGCCGTCTGCATGGTgtgagcttgaacacaaagcctGACGGAAGGAGGGGTCATTCTCGTAAGCTTTCTCActga
- the LOC7462909 gene encoding proline-rich receptor-like protein kinase PERK3 isoform X4, translating to MEPTGLYWTSNYTSKKKLRQELKHCIEELHCNIVVMKGSKAKVLRLNLGSSNEIQTPYYSAASSPGMDVGKLLGHSKKHSTPVSSPEDQSTSYSRTREDSSSLSNDTEMPPFLVYEKNPLFVGLNEEKYTSKNNQSNYDDQLRSMYSDGERIISLSTDPISAVTSDQKSVFWIPQNHIVDEKAPITRNCKNTCEIKSPTSRTLLDKFVQYDQDARAGRLDHSHQKENVSSGIKHAVSLGRSSSAPPPLCSLCQHKAPTFGKPPRQFSYEELEEATEGFSDMNFLAEGGFSNVYRGVLRDGQVVAVKLLKYGGSQADADFCREVRVLSCAQHRNVVLLIGFCIDGKKRVLVYEYICNRSLDFHLHGNKRPPLDWNLRMKIAIGTARGLRYLHEDCRVGCVVHRDMRPNNILVTHDFEPMVADFGLARWHAECNISSEGRVNRTSGYLAPEYINSGKTTPTVDVFAFGVVLLELMTGQRISKLQFYKGQDFLSDLIHPVSALEPCHALENIYQLLDPCLASEQLPVFAYQLQAVGLATSLCLRQDPETRPPMSKVLRILEGGDLAVPLSLDLNSVGNRSGRLHGVSLNTKPDGRRGHSRKLSH from the exons ATGGAGCCAACTGGGTTGTACTGGACAAGTAATTACACatcaaaaaa AAAACTCAGGCAAGAGCTGAAGCACTGCATAGAGGAACTTCACTGCAACATTGTTGTAATGAAAGGTTCTAAAGCAAAAGTCCTTAGGCTTAACTTGGGAAGCTCGAATGAAATCCAAACCCCATACTATTCTGCTGCTTCTTCACCAGGAATGGACGTCGGAAAGCTGCTGGGACACAGTAAGAAGCATTCTACTCCAGTGAGCAGCCCTGAAGACCAAAGTACTTCATACTCAAGAACCAGAGAAGATTCATCGTCATTAAGCAATGATACAGAAATGCCGCCTTTTcttgtttatgaaaaaaatcctCTTTTTGTAGGActgaatgaagaaaaatacacatcaaaaaataatcaaagcaacTACGATGACCAGCTTAGATCTATGTACTCTGATGGGGAAAGAATCATTTCTTTATCAACGGATCCAATATCAGCTGTAACCAGTGATCAGAAGAGTGTATTTTGGATTCCCCAAAACCACATTGTTGATGAGAAGGCCCCCATAACCCGGAATTGCAAAAATACTTGCGAAATTAAATCCCCAACTTCAAGAACTCTTCTTGATAAGTTTGTGCaatatgatcaagatgctcGGGCTGGGAGGCTCGACCATAGCCATCAAAAAGAGAATGTAAGCTCAGGTATCAAACATGCAGTTTCTTTAGGTAGAAGTTCTTCAGCGCCCCCTCCTTTATGTTCTTTGTGCCAACACAAGGCACCCACTTTTGGAAAACCTCCAAGACAGTTCTCTTATGAGGAGCTGGAGGAAGCTACAGAAGGATTCTCGGATATGAATTTCTTGGCGGAAGGTGGTTTTAGCAATGTTTACAGAGGGGTGTTAAGGGATGGGCAGGTAGTTGCAGTGAAGCTCTTAAAGTATGGTGGCTCTCAAGCAGATGCTGATTTCTGCAGGGAAGTGAGGGTATTGAGCTGTGCACAACACAGGAACGTTGTGTTGTTAATTGGGTTTTGCATTGATGGCAAGAAGAGAGTATTGGTTTACGAGTACATATGCAATAGGTCACTGGACTTCCATTTACACG GAAACAAAAGACCACCTCTAGATTGGAACCTAAGGATGAAAATAGCAATCGGGACAGCAAGAGGTTTACGGTATCTTCATGAAGATTGCAGAGTGGGTTGTGTGGTGCACAGAGACATGAGGCCTAATAATATCCTCGTAACCCATGATTTTGAACCTATG GTTGCTGATTTTGGGCTAGCTAGGTGGCACGCTGAATGTAATATCAGTAGCGAAGGGCGAGTGAATAGAACTTCAGG GTATCTTGCACCAGAGTATATCAATAGTGGAAAGACTACGCCGACAGTTGATGTATTTGCATTTGGAGTGGTTTTATTAGAGCTAATGACAGGTCAAAGAATCAGCAAGTTGCAATTTTACAAGGGACAGGATTTTTTATCTGACTTGATCCACCCTGTCTCTGCATTAGAACCATGTCATGCCTTggaaaatatttatcaattacTGGATCCATGTTTGGCCTCAGAGCAACTCCCTGTCTTTGCCTATCAACTACAAGCTGTGGGCCTAGCCACTTCCTTGTGCCTCCGTCAAGATCCAGAGACCAGACCTCCAATGTCAAAG GTCCTTAGAATACTTGAGGGAGGAGATTTAGCAGTTCCTCTGAGCTTAGACTTGAATTCAGTTGGCAATAGAAGTGGCCGTCTGCATGGTgtgagcttgaacacaaagcctGACGGAAGGAGGGGTCATTCTCGTAAGCTTTCTCActga